AATTTGTTCTTAGCCCAAAGAAATATGTATTATCCCTATAACTCGCCTTGTTTCTTGTTCTCATATGCTTATTTAATGATATTTGTATTTGTATATTAACCCGTCCTAAATGAAAATCGGGCTTCTTAAAATATATCCATAAGAACATACTAAACCCTAGGGTAGGTCGTTATTTTTTTTTAAAAAAACCAAGCCCCTAGGTATGTATCTGAAATTACGGCAATTACATATATGAATAATTTAGATTTGTCGCTATTAGCAATTTATACTTTTGACAAACTGATAATTATTTAAAACCGAACATGAGATGAGAGTTTTGAGATGAAATAAAGTACTAGTGTCCATTACTTGCAACTACATAAATGTATAAAACTTCAGTGTGAGTTGAAGCTTGATATACTAATTCTGAAGCAAGAGTTCCAGTGTGAGTTTTGAGGGACAGTGCTCTCACACTCGTCCCTCGCACTCGGCACTGTAATCGTGCCCCCAACAAGCAGTTTATCGAACTTATTTATGAAGGATTTGAAGTTGCTTTGGGAGTTGAAAGAGGATATTGAGTTGGTTTAGTAGTTATTTATAACAATCATGTTTGACAAATCATTACTATACGGTTCTATTCACTTGCTATTCAATCGACATCCAGAAGGTAAGTCTACTTTCTCCACTGTATAGTTTAATATTCACAGTCTCTCCAGTTGATTGAGAATATTTTGATTGTATAGTCCACTGTGGGTTCTTAAAATCCCCTCCATACAGCACTAATTGAGGTTTCCAGTTTTCTAACCCCTGTTTCAAGCCCTCTTCCCTAGCCAGATAAATTGCTCGGTCCTTCCCAATTGCTAAATTGCATGTGCTGTCTCCGACGTTACACTTGTCTATGAATTCTTTATCAATTATTGTAATCTGAGAATCAACATCGAAAGTCATTGTTTTGAAAAAAATTATAATAGTATTTCTCCCTTCATCATTTTTTGATTCTTTGGTTTCGTAGAGTACCATACTAAGCGTATGGTGATAAATACCAGCATAATTTAACTTTTCTTCTACATATTCACTCCCCAAAATAAAATTGATATATTTCATTGCATGATTACGATAGGTAGAATCCCTTCTGATTTGGTGCCTATTTTGAGAATAGCCTTCAAAACATGAAAACGTAATTAAAAACATTATAACAACTATACCATTTTTCATATCAATTAATGTACTCCTATTTACTTAGAGTACCCCTTCTTCATCAAATAGCCCTAACACAAATAATTCAAAAGTTCAATAATCCTTTAGGGGTTAAAAACAAAAGCCCTGAAACTCAACAGTATCAAGGCTTACTTAAATTACGAATTAGAGCAAACAACATCTTTGACAACTCTTCTAAAACCTTGTAGAACGTATCAAAAGTATGCTTGTCTATCAATTCTAAATCTTGGAGGTAATCGAAAACAGCGACACACTCGAATGCTGAACCACGAGATATAACATAGAAATTACGTTTATCAGGTTTTGTAAATCTCCCTGTTCCTTCTGCAATGTTTAGCATAATACTAAAGGATGCCCTTCGTAATTGATCATGTGTAACCCTGTCCACTTTGGAATCTCGGAGAAACTTTGTAACGGATTTATTGTATTCTTTGGCTTTAATATAGACTTCTAGTCTTTCGAAATCGAACATGAAATGAGAGTTTGAGATGAAAATAAAATGTAAGTGCTCGTTACTTACGAAAGGTAAATGTATAAAAATTCAGTTTGAGCTTCTCCTTCGCAACCAATCTTGTGGCGGGGAAGTTTGAGTGTGAGGGAGAGAATTGAGGGAAAACAGCTTTTCGTGCAAGTTTCTCGCTCACACTCGAAACTCACACTCAAAACTGTTTTGTGCCCCCTCCAAGAATCGAACTTGGAGCAAAAGTTTAGGAAACTTCTATTTTATCCATTAAACTAAGGGGGCAGTATTTTCCTTCTTCGTTCTAACTACGAAGGACGAAGCAAAATTATCCTATCTGAGCACCATTATCAACCTCCACATAAGGAGAGATTAACTTCAGACTACCGTCTGCATTTTCGGCACTTAATATCATTCCTTGAGAAACAACTCCTCTAATTTTACGAGGAGCCAAATTCATTAAAACGCTTACTTGTTTACCAACCAAATCTTCTGGAGCGTAATGTTCTGCGATTCCAGAAACAACAATGCGCTGATCAATACCTGTATCCAATAAGAACTTCAAAAGCTTATCTGCCTTTTCAACTTTTTCGCATTCCAAAACTGTTGCAACACGGATATCCATTTTCATGAAATCATCAAACGCAACTTCAGGTTTAATCTCCGATTTCTCTATCGACTTTTCTTCCATTGCTTCTTCTTTAGCTTTAGCATCTTCCATCGCTTTGTTCTCTATTTTAATGTCTTCTAATCTTTTCATTTGAGCTTCAATCTCTTCATCCTCAATCTTAGGGAATAGAATTTCTGCTTTGTTGATTTGGTGGCTGCCTGGAAGCAAATCCGAATCTCCTGCATCAGCCCAAACTTTATTTTCTAAGCCTAAAAGATTATTCATCTTAGCGGCAGATTCTGGTAAGAAGGGTTCCAATACAACCGCCAAACTTGCACTAATCTGAAGTGCAATATTCATGATTGTTTTTACCTTCTCTTCATCTTCCTTAACCAACTTCCATGGCTCTGTGTCGGCCAAATACTTATTACCTAAACGGGCTAAACTGATAACTTCAAAGAGGGCTTCTTTGAATCTATACTTTTCAATCTTCTCACCAATAATACTTGGGAACTTAGCCAACTGATCCAAAACATCTTGGTCTTGCTGATTTAATTCTCCTCTTTCTGGAACTTTACCCTCGTAATATTTGTGAGTTAGCACAACTGCTCGGTTTAAGAAATTTCCTAAAACAGCTACGAGCTCATTGTTGTTTTTTGCCTGAAAATCTTTCCAGGTAAAATCGTTGTCTTTTGCTTCCGGAGCATTTGCACAAAGCACATATCGTAAAATATCGCCTTTGCCAACAAAGTCTTTCAAATACTCTGGCAACCATACTGCCCAGTTTCTAGAAGTAGAAATCTTGTTGTTCTCTAAATTCAAGAACTCATTAGCAGGTACATTTTCTGGAAGTATGTAATCTCCTTGTGCCATTAACATGGCTGGGAAAATAATGGTATGAAATACAATGTTGTCTTTGCCTATAAAGTGAACCAACTTCGAATCCTCATCTTGCCAGTAAGTTTTCCAATCTTTTCCAGCTTCGTTTGCCCATTCTTTCGAAGCACTTATATATCCTATCGGTGCATCGAACCAAACGTATAGAACTTTACCATCTGCTCCCTCAACAGGAACTTTTACTCCCCAATTCAAATCTCTTGTAACGGCTCTCGGTCTAAGTCCAGAATCTAACCACGATTTACATTGTCCGTAAACATTAGGTTTCCAATCTCCTTTATGGCCGTCAATCCATTTTTCTAACTCGGGCTGCATCTTATCTAAAGGCAAATACCAATGCTTGGTATTCTTCAAGATAGGAACCGCCCCACTTAATGCCGACTTCGGATTAATCAATTCTTTTGGACTTAACGAAGAACCACAACTTTCGCATTGATCCCCATATGCTCCTTCCGATTTACAATTCGGACATGTACCCGTAATGTATCTATCTGCTAAAAACTGGTTGTTCGCCTCATCATAATATTGTTCGCTTTCTTGTTCAATGAAAACTCCTTTATTATATAAGTCAGTGAAAAACTCAGAAGATGTTTCATGATGTAATGGAGCAGATGTTCTTGAATAAACATCAAACGAAATATTGAAATCCTTGAAAGTTTGCTTGATACTATTATGATATCTATCCACTACATCTTGAGGAGTAATACCTTCTTTTTTTGCTTTAATAGTGATTGGAACACCATGCTCATCCGAGCCTCCGATAAACAAAACGTCCTCTCCTTTCGAACGTAAATAGCGCGCATAAATGTCTGCCGGCAAATAAACACCAGCCATATGCCCTATGTGCACTTCGCCATTTGCATATGGAAGTGCAGAAGTAATCGTATATCTTGAAAATTTCTTCATC
This Flavobacteriales bacterium DNA region includes the following protein-coding sequences:
- a CDS encoding four helix bundle protein, with product MFDFERLEVYIKAKEYNKSVTKFLRDSKVDRVTHDQLRRASFSIMLNIAEGTGRFTKPDKRNFYVISRGSAFECVAVFDYLQDLELIDKHTFDTFYKVLEELSKMLFALIRNLSKP
- the metG gene encoding methionine--tRNA ligase, which produces MKKFSRYTITSALPYANGEVHIGHMAGVYLPADIYARYLRSKGEDVLFIGGSDEHGVPITIKAKKEGITPQDVVDRYHNSIKQTFKDFNISFDVYSRTSAPLHHETSSEFFTDLYNKGVFIEQESEQYYDEANNQFLADRYITGTCPNCKSEGAYGDQCESCGSSLSPKELINPKSALSGAVPILKNTKHWYLPLDKMQPELEKWIDGHKGDWKPNVYGQCKSWLDSGLRPRAVTRDLNWGVKVPVEGADGKVLYVWFDAPIGYISASKEWANEAGKDWKTYWQDEDSKLVHFIGKDNIVFHTIIFPAMLMAQGDYILPENVPANEFLNLENNKISTSRNWAVWLPEYLKDFVGKGDILRYVLCANAPEAKDNDFTWKDFQAKNNNELVAVLGNFLNRAVVLTHKYYEGKVPERGELNQQDQDVLDQLAKFPSIIGEKIEKYRFKEALFEVISLARLGNKYLADTEPWKLVKEDEEKVKTIMNIALQISASLAVVLEPFLPESAAKMNNLLGLENKVWADAGDSDLLPGSHQINKAEILFPKIEDEEIEAQMKRLEDIKIENKAMEDAKAKEEAMEEKSIEKSEIKPEVAFDDFMKMDIRVATVLECEKVEKADKLLKFLLDTGIDQRIVVSGIAEHYAPEDLVGKQVSVLMNLAPRKIRGVVSQGMILSAENADGSLKLISPYVEVDNGAQIG